The Lutra lutra chromosome 16, mLutLut1.2, whole genome shotgun sequence genome segment CTTGGTCTGTGTCCAAGGCAGGTGGTTGGGGCGTCTGGACCACCAGCCGCAAGGAGGCAGGTGCCGGTGAGGGGGGAGCCCAGGcccttggggaggggaggaaggccgGGTTGGGGAGGGGCGTCTCAATGTCACAGTCTAGGGGACCCAGATTCCCGGGCAGTGGAGGCTGTGGATGTCTGGGTGGCCTCCGGTCCTCCGCTTCCTTCCCCTGGATGTGGACCCCTCCGGAGGTGCCCCTCGCCCCCAGGACCGCCTCCCGGGAATTGGCTCCCCCCGCCTGGCCGCCTTTGAACCCCTCAGCCTTCAGCGGCAGCCCCCCAGCCTCAGCCAAAATAAGGCAGACCAGGATTGTTACACAAATTGGCTGGTGGGGCCCTGAGCCCCGCTAATTCCTGTGTCTTAATGAGTGGGAAGATGAGGTTTTTATTCATCACTGGGGCTTTAAAAATTGCAGTAGAGCGGCCCACTTTGTAAAgaaaaaatcaatagagaaaagaaaacaggagtatGTAAATGGACAGAGTGACAAAAAGCAGGCCAATTACCCCCAAAACGAGACACAGTTATGCCTCCATTAActcaattatattttcaaaaagatttcttgagaggccccaccccagcccacccccacacGCCTGTAATTTTTACATCAACTTCAACCCATTAAGTtgcattaaattattttgtgGGAGACAGAGGTGTGTCTGGGGAGGGGAGCGGCCGGCCTGTCCTGCTCTGCTGGGGGCCTGGGGTCAGCGGCGAGCAggctgggggccctgggggcGGAGGGATCCAGCTCTCAGCCCCTGTGAGACGGTGAGGAGGCCGGCCACCGGCTCCCCCCGCCACGTGGCCGCCCCAGGACCTGCTGGTCTCCCCGCCCCCGAGGCCCCCCACGCCCTGCCCCTGCCCTATATTATCAGACCATTCTCTGCTCCTCAcatccttcccctgcccccggGGCGGGGCCCCACGTGTGCCAACCCACAGTGGGCACTTGCCCTTGCGGCCTTCACGagctttctctttgtctcattcCAGTTGGAAAACttactttttttgagaaataggaaaataaagtatttaaaataaatcaccgCCCAAATTGGGGACTGAACAGGGTAGAGACCGATGCCTGTTCTCGGGCagcccctggctggctccctgAACGTGAAGACGCTAAGTGACGTGGGCCAATGCTTGTCCAGCTGCGGATTGCCCTTCCGTTCGCCAGGGGTCCAGCGGCCCAGCCCGACCCTCCTCTCCTGAAGGTTCTTATGAGCTGCTTCTTCTGCGGGCCCCGCGGCTCGGGGCCGGCTCTAACCTGCTTTTCTGCAAGCCGCCCCCCGGGAGCCGAGGTCTGTCCTACATAAGCCTGTGTCTGGGCCAGCCTGGATCCGGAGCTTAGTATCAGGGACTCCAGGCGGTGGctagaggaggagggggagggctggggcaCGGAGAGCACAGGAGCCGTCAGACAGGGAGTCACTAGGCATGATGTCGAGGGACACAGGGCCAGGCCTCAAGCCAGGGAATACAAAACCCGCGGAGACTCAGGCTGAGCAGGGCGTGGGTGACCCCGAGACACAGGCCAGGGCCCCCTCCAGGGCCGGCACAGTGAAGGTTTAGACCACAATATGAGACTCCCGTTTGAATCAACCCGTTTATCCCTTGGGGTATGAGACCCACGCAGCAAGGGACCTGCCCGGGACAGGCTCTAGGGTCTGGTCCCCAGAGGTTCCCTGCGCTGGCCTGGCCTTAGGGacagtggcagggagggaggagggacaaggcacagagacagagagaggcctCTGTGACCTGGATGGGGTTCCGCGCGGCCAGCCCCTGGGTGATGGCGCCGTGGGGACACTGGCGTGAACTTCAGCCCCTCAAAACCTCCGTCGCCTACGAGCACCCCGACCCTGGAGCTGAAGCACCCACAGCAGTCAGACGGCCCCTTGCCTGGGGTCCACGGCCAGAGTGGGACGGGTCAGCGGCCCGGACGTCAGCGTGTGCACGGGAGTGTGCGTGTGTGGGAGGGGCAGCCTCCACGCCCACCCCCGCTGCCCACCCCCACGCCCCGGCGCCTGCAGCTAGGTGCCTTGTGCTCCTGGGCCCAGAGGCAGACTCGCGGGACGGGACTGCAGAGTCCTGGGCTGGAGAAGAGCCCTCAGTGGGGGTCGTGGCAAGGTGTGGGAGCCCCCTGGGAGGAGACATGGGGCCAGGGGGGCAGCTGGGGGTGAGccactgggctggggaggggaactGGGGGCGCTGAGGCCGGCGAGGGGAGGAGAGCTGGTCATTGTCAGGGCGCAGAAGCTTCAGGCAGGGGCACAGGGGGTCATGAGCTGACGGGGTGTGGGGGAGACCCTGCAAAAACggagcaccccacccccacctgtaGCCTCACCCTGGACCATGCTCCCCAGCACAGGGACCCCCTTTCGGCCCCCAGAACCCTAAGGACGGAGGATAGCTCAGAGAGAGGGGCAGGTCCAGCCTTCCAGAGCTGCCCTCCAGCCCCTAGGGGCCCAgcatcccaggcctctggggaagTGGGGGGATCCCTCCTCCCTTGGGACTGGATCCGGTGTCTCCTTGCTCTGTTTTCCTTATCAGTCATCTGTCTGCTCACTGTCCGGCCACAGGCCGCCAGGCAGACCTGACCTTGCCAGCGAGTGGCCTGAAAGAGCCATTGTTCTGGAGCAGATTCGGGAAGGGCATGGAGACCTATCTGCCGTCGGCCAGGCCCACGGGGTCAGACCTGAGGACCTGGGTCGGGCCAGTCTCAGGAAACTCCCCAGGACCGGCTGTGCCTGGgcagttggggggcggggggggcagtgCCCGACTGATGCCTGAGCTTGGGGGCCAGTTTCCCTGTGTGGAGAGTCCAGGACCCCAGTCCCTGGAGCGGCTGAGAAGCAGGGGTCTTCCCTGGGGTAGCCCAGGGTTCATCCTCTCCACCTCTGCACCCCATTCCCATCCTGCCCCGAGCAGACTGTCCTCAGCAGATGGGGGGTCGAAGGTGGGTGGAGATGCCGGGCCCCAGCTGACCGTTTGGGCCTGCATGGGGGCCTCCCTGTCTCCTGCCTGCCTGTTCCCCACACCCGACCTATCCCACCCATTCTTTTCCGGGTCCTGCCCAGCCTCTCTGCCACCTGGGGCACCTTCCTGAGAGCCGTGCAGGCTGGGCCGGCTCCTCCGCTCGCCTGGCTGTGCAGCTGGGATGCTGGGCGCCCCCGGAGGGGAGAATGTCTGCATCTTCCCAGGATCCTGTCGCAGGCCCTGCTTCTGACGGTGTCCTCTCCCTGGTTCTGCTCAGGGCTAGGCCcctcccttcatttctcttaGCACCCCCCCACACCGACAGAGCGTGACCTGGGGTTCCTCAGGCCCCGGGAGCTCTGTGGGCATGGTCCGGCAGCCAGAGGGGGCCAGATGGGTGGCACAAGGCTGGCTgagccctggggctctggggagCCGAGGCCCAGGCTTTAGAGGACCGTCAGGAGGATGTGGGTGGCCCAGCTCCCGGGAGCAGCAGGCTGCCGCAGGGTCCAGGTCTGGGTGGTCCCAGCCTTCCAGGGCTGGTCCCATGTCAGGCCTGCTGCAGGTGCAGGGATCGCCTTGGTGAGGGGCGTGCCCGGCCACGGGGCCACAGCCTGCCCAGGCTCTGTGTCCGCCTTGCTCATGCCATGTGCTCTTCCCACACACAGTCCCCCAAGGCGATGAGGGCGACCTTGGGGGCTCCGGCTGTCCCACACCAAGGTCCAGGCATCAAGGTCACCGCCAGCCTGTGCtacaggaagggggaggggtgaCTGGAGGTCGGGgcgagagagggggagggaaatcAAAAGAGATTAGATTTTGTAAAAGGTACTCGAGCTGTCTGCTGACGCCGTCTCTGGTCTCCATCCGTTTTATAGCCTGACGGCTCCGCGGCTGGGCCTCCTCCGTCAGGGcaagctgggggttggggggcgagGAGCGCCCCCCACCCAAACCCAGGGCCGCCTGGTAGATGTGCCAGTTCTTCCCCTGCCTGGCCTCTGCTCAGGGGTGGCCCCAGGTCACAGGCGCCCAGCCCCCAGCAGGACCAGGGCACCCCGCGCAGGCAGGACCCAGAGGATGCCCGAGGACCCGGTCCCCCGCTGGCGGCCACTATCGAGGCCCATCTATCCCCCCTGACAGGTCAATTTTCTCCCGTGTTTTACAGAACCTTTCAGAGCAGGAAATGTGATCCCGCGGCTGATTTATGTCCTTACCTGGTCTTTGTTCACAAGCTGCCCTCCACGGGGCTGTGCCGAGTGTCCAGGCCCGGCTGGAGGACGTCTCTTGACCGAAGGGAGTCCcgccctctgctgctcctggggCGCCGCTTTCCACGGAGCTTGCCTGGGACACGGGGCGCTGGACTGTCACTGTGTTTCCCAAGACAGGCCTTCTTGGGGTGTTTTGGATTCTGGTGGGTGGTCAAGCCCGCCCCTGCCCTGTGAGCATCCTGGGGCCACATCCTGGGGGGAGCCCGCCCCTTGGTTCGCCTGCTGGCTTGCAAGGGAGGGTGCCTGGGGTAATCGTGTTTCTTGCATGTTAAGtccacttttctttctcaaactGGGCTCTTCCTCGATGCTGCAGCTGAGCTCTCAGGGCGTCCTGGGGACAAGGGGCCCCTCTTTCCTGGTGTCCTCTGGGGAGGACGTCCCTCAGCAGTCGCCTCCCGAAATAACGAGGACCTTTTGTGTACAATTGTCAAGCTTGCAACCTTCTGCAAGCGGCGCACAACACATCCAGGAGACTCTCCGTGGATGTTCCGAGTGGGGACCGCTCAGCGCCACGgggccctgccccgccccctctgccaGTGGCTACCCCTCACACCTTCCAAAGAGAATTCTGGGAACCTGGGGCCATGGGGTCGTTCTCTGTATCCCCACTAGTTCCGCATGGTTTTGTGAGGTGGGAGATGCAAACGCAACCTGCTGGGGGGCTCCCAGGACAGATGCTCCCAGCACACGCCGCTCCTGAGCAGTGGCCTCTGCCCCAAGACTAGCAGGGGCCATGCATGATTCTTGGCAGGCGGCGACCCCGCACAGCTCTCTGGCCTCTGATCCCGCAGGGAAACGCAGACGCTGGGCTCAGCCTCCCTGGCAGCCAGGACACGTGTGTGATCCAACCCTCGGCAGACAGACTCACCCTGGCTCTGGGTGCTGACCCCTGACCGAGTCACCAGGTGAAGACATGGGCAGAGTCCTCCTGGTGTAGCTGCCCAGTGTCCTGTCCAGGCGGggcctccctcctgcttctcctcttcccaagCCCACATTTCAGCCGCCCGTTTCAGCACTGAGAGATTCCACTACCCTTTCAACCTGACTGATGTGAGAACCATGCCGGGTGCTGTTGCCAGAAGCTGACTGAAAGCATTTGGCCTTCAGATTCCACTGTGAGGGGACTGTGCCCATCAAACCATTCACCCATCTGTCTGTTCATCCACATACGCACCCACCCATCTACCCCTCTAccctcccatccacccacccaccctgccaTCCATgcacccacctgccctcccatCCGCCCCCCATCCGCCCACCCATCCGCACACTCATCCATCTGCCCACCCTTCCGTCCACGCATCTGTCCATTTATCCACTCACCCATCCTTATAATCTATTCCTACCTCTCCCTCCTCACTTTCCTGAGCAGGGCACTAACACTATTCCAGGCCTGGTACTAGGCACCGAGACCACAATAGTACAAGAGCCCTTTACTAGTTCTAATCTGGGGGAAGAGACAACAGCATGTAAGTCCAGGGGACTCTGGGTAGGTAGAACCCAGCTGCGGGAGGAGAGGTCCAGGGAAGCTCCCAGAAGGAGACTGGAGCTTCGACATGGGTAGGGAATACGGGTTTGCTAGGCAGAGGCCAGGGACGTTTTGGTTTTTCCAAGGTGCATGGCTCGAGGAGGTCAGAGAACAGGGTTGGGGGCCAGGAGGTGGGTCCGGAGTTGCACTCCTGACATGACAGGCTCATTCCCAGTCTGTCTACAAACGGGAGAGGCATCGACAGTCTTGTTCTTAGGTGGCTGTGGCCGCCGCACTAGTGGCAGGGATTCTAAGGGACTTCCTGAGATCCTGCAGGAGCCCCGGCCCTGGCCCCAGGCTTTTCTTCTCCGGGCCGCCACCCGTCCCACCCTCGAACCACTACTGGCATTTTAGCAAAAGTCTCCAAGAAACAGGGAGACTGCACAGGCCCCATGCACAGAAGGGCCCCGTGGTCTGTCGTTGTCTTGAAATTCTGAAGAAAGTCCACTTCTAGCTTGTGTGTTGTGCGGGGGATCCTGGAGCAGGTGGAGAGTGGAGGGGGCACTACGTCCGGGGTGTCCCTGCTGTGCCACGTGCCTGTAGGCAGAGTCCAAGAAGCCCCATGAGCAGATCTGGGGGCCCCTGACATGAGAACCCCAAAGTGAGCACAAGGTAAGTGTGTTGCGTGCAAGGAAGACTGGGGGGCACTACAGCCTCTGGGGGCCACACTTCCCCTTAGAACCAGAGACCCCACCAAACGCAGGAGGGGGTGATGTGTTGTAAGAGCGCCGTGAGCAAGGGCCGCCACACCCGTTCTTAGTGCCGCCCTCCCTGCCCGCCGAGCCCTCGCCCCGGAACCATGCCGATGCCCGGGAAGGGACGGGACAGTGGGGCCGCCAGAccccctcccaggccctccctgccctgtttCCGGATGCGGATGGAGCAGCAGGAAAACAGCCGGCCCAGCTCCGCACTGTGCGTGCCCGGTGGCTGGTAACGGACCCCAGGAGCCTGGACGCCAGGCGCGGGCGGACTGCGTGGCCTCAGTGCTCCCGCCCGCACTTGCGGTGCAGAAAGGCATCGAGGTGAGAGTGAGCAGTGAGCAGGAAATGCGTGCCGAGAGCTTTCAACTTTCTGTACTTAGAATAACGTTAAAGGGCCAATGCAAACACCACCGCCAGGGAAGGAGGACGGAGGAAGGGAAGCTTTGTGCTCTCCCACCTTCCCCGGCACTGTCCTCAGGGTGTGCCGTGGGCCCTGCCGATGACGGAGGGGACTTGTTCTTACCCATGGCCGGGTGCGCAGCGTGAGGAAGGCCTGGCCTGCGCCCCTCTCAGGAGCCACCTGCTGGGGTCActtccgccccctccccccaccccatgtcagCTGGGGGAAGGAGGTGACCTTGTGGCTCagtgcccctgcccccaggacctCACCACACAAAGGGTTCCTTTCAAGAGCCCCTGTTCGGGGCTGGAGGCCCCCAGGAAGGGTGGGGACAGCTCCCTGAGGCTCTGTCCTGTGACTGTCTTTGCCAGCCTGGGCCTCCCTCCATGCCTCCAGAATGCTGAGCACAGGGTAGTTCGTCATCTGCGCGgagtggaggggacagagggcTGGACCGAGCTGTGATAAAACGGTGTGGAATAGCCACTGTGCACTTTGAACCCCCTGATCTGCTGA includes the following:
- the LOC125087518 gene encoding collagen alpha-2(I) chain-like; protein product: MGKNKSPPSSAGPTAHPEDSAGEVRAGALRPRSPPAPGVQAPGVRYQPPGTHSAELGRLFSCCSIRIRKQGREGLGGGLAAPLSRPFPGIGMVPGQAPWKAAPQEQQRAGLPSVKRRPPAGPGHSAQPRGGQLVNKDQSPLPLPVAQAGGDLDAWTLVWDSRSPQGRPHRLGGLCVGRAHGMSKADTEPGQAVAPWPGTPLTKAIPAPAAGLTWDQPWKAGTTQTWTLRQPAAPGSWATHILLTVL